One region of Oxalobacteraceae bacterium OTU3CAMAD1 genomic DNA includes:
- a CDS encoding LysR family transcriptional regulator: protein MDKLRSMEIFVAVVDAGNFTAAADNFKISPVMVGKHIAQLEATLGARLLTRTTRRQSLTEIGAQYVERCRAILAQIAAAETGAEAMRSVPRGRLKVTAPVSFGTEWIAPAMTDYLRRHPEVSLDLSLSDRTVDLVEEGYDAAIRIGRLEDSTMVARPLFDYAMAICASPAYLEKHGTPQTPDDLARHECLDFMAWSLNMRWRLQGQNANRNIEASRFRANNGQALRMAALQDFGLVMQAEVLLAQDIAAGRLVPVLCDYMPTPRPMNLVYARDRQATPKLTTFIDFIVERFGPTWTPATAPKNPTETRRAD from the coding sequence ATGGACAAGCTGCGCAGCATGGAGATTTTTGTCGCGGTGGTCGATGCCGGCAATTTCACGGCCGCCGCCGACAACTTCAAGATCTCCCCTGTCATGGTCGGCAAGCACATCGCGCAGCTGGAAGCAACGCTCGGGGCGCGCCTGCTCACCCGCACCACGCGGCGCCAAAGCCTGACCGAGATCGGCGCGCAGTATGTCGAGCGATGCCGGGCCATCCTGGCGCAGATCGCCGCCGCCGAAACCGGCGCCGAAGCGATGCGCAGCGTGCCGCGCGGACGGCTCAAGGTCACCGCGCCGGTTTCCTTCGGCACCGAATGGATCGCGCCGGCGATGACGGACTATCTGCGCCGGCATCCCGAGGTGAGTTTGGATTTAAGCCTGAGCGACCGCACGGTCGATCTGGTGGAGGAAGGATATGACGCCGCCATCCGCATCGGCCGGCTGGAGGATTCGACGATGGTGGCGCGGCCGCTGTTCGACTACGCGATGGCGATTTGCGCCAGCCCCGCATACCTGGAAAAACACGGGACGCCGCAAACGCCGGACGACCTTGCGCGGCACGAGTGCCTGGATTTCATGGCGTGGTCGCTCAATATGCGCTGGCGCCTGCAGGGGCAAAACGCCAACCGCAATATCGAGGCCAGCCGCTTCCGCGCCAACAATGGCCAGGCTTTGCGCATGGCCGCGCTACAGGATTTTGGATTGGTGATGCAGGCGGAGGTGCTGCTGGCGCAGGACATCGCCGCCGGCCGGCTGGTGCCGGTGCTATGCGACTACATGCCGACGCCGCGTCCGATGAATCTGGTGTACGCGCGCGACCGGCAAGCCACGCCGAAGCTGACGACGTTCATCGACTTCATCGTCGAACGATTCGGCCCAACCTGGACCCCGGCCACCGCACCAAAAAATCCAACGGAGACACGTAGGGCGGATTAG
- a CDS encoding short chain dehydrogenase, with translation MKVVVIGASGTVGKSVVEELGKRHEIVTVGAGSGQYRADFTDIAQVRAAFEQIGKVDAVVVAAGSLHFGPLADFTPEQFHVGLNSKLMGQVNVALVAREYLNGGGSITLTSGIVAEQPIRNGASATMVNAAVEGFVRAAAIELPRGLRINAVSPTVLEESMDSYGPFFIGFEPAAGKRVALSYARSVDGAQTGQVYRAW, from the coding sequence ATGAAAGTCGTCGTTATCGGTGCCTCGGGCACGGTGGGCAAATCGGTGGTGGAGGAATTGGGCAAGCGTCACGAGATCGTGACGGTGGGCGCGGGCAGCGGCCAGTATCGGGCCGATTTCACGGACATCGCCCAGGTGCGGGCGGCGTTCGAACAAATCGGCAAGGTCGACGCGGTGGTGGTGGCCGCCGGCTCGCTGCATTTCGGCCCGCTGGCCGACTTCACGCCCGAGCAGTTCCACGTGGGCCTGAACAGCAAGTTGATGGGGCAGGTGAATGTGGCGCTGGTGGCGCGCGAGTATCTGAACGGCGGCGGGTCGATCACGCTCACCAGCGGTATCGTGGCCGAGCAGCCGATCCGCAACGGCGCCAGCGCGACGATGGTCAACGCGGCGGTGGAGGGCTTCGTGCGCGCCGCCGCCATCGAGCTGCCGCGCGGCCTGCGCATCAACGCCGTCAGTCCCACGGTGCTGGAGGAATCGATGGACAGCTATGGCCCGTTCTTCATCGGCTTCGAGCCTGCGGCAGGCAAGCGCGTGGCGCTGTCGTACGCGCGTAGCGTCGACGGCGCCCAGACCGGCCAAGTCTATCGTGCCTGGTAA
- a CDS encoding efflux transporter outer membrane subunit: MFNSALKRLTLAVSVTLAISGCATVGSDFSAPKNVADASFRHLPQSGASEAHLPAQWWTVFNDETLNGLEQTALRDNPSVKAAAQRLVQALEQAGVSRASQQPSLSVNTSVANSRTSAETSQGLALGGRSIKGNNYTVGASMSYELDLLGRVRRLVEASDAQALVAEADRDGVLLVLSSQLATTYWQLRGLDAEIAILKGALDTRRESEELVTARFDAGLSNELDVSRARIEYANAKSDLQEVQRQRNLLEHSLATLVGASPSAMLTAANTNPAALPQPPAIPVGLPASLLAQRPDLAGSVANLRATNAQIGVAEGAFYPTLTLTGNFGYASESLRKLGEGSARQFSAGPLALSLPIFDGGRNKANLAIAKARYEEALANHQTTLLTALREVEDALSDVQQRQLQGEAQSASQVAAARGYLVARARYERGVSTYLDVTDAQRSALTADRAAVQINTQRLLAAVSVARALGAGWQPSERLAAVAN; encoded by the coding sequence ATGTTCAATTCAGCTTTGAAGCGCCTGACGCTCGCTGTCTCCGTCACCCTGGCCATCAGCGGCTGCGCCACCGTCGGCAGCGATTTCTCCGCGCCGAAAAACGTCGCCGACGCATCGTTCCGCCATCTTCCGCAGTCCGGCGCCAGCGAGGCGCATCTGCCGGCCCAGTGGTGGACGGTCTTCAACGACGAGACCTTGAACGGTCTGGAACAAACCGCGCTGCGCGACAACCCGAGCGTGAAGGCGGCCGCGCAGCGGTTGGTGCAGGCGCTGGAGCAGGCCGGCGTGAGCCGCGCCAGCCAGCAGCCGTCGCTGAGCGTGAACACGTCGGTGGCCAACTCGCGCACCTCGGCAGAAACCTCGCAGGGGCTGGCGCTGGGCGGGCGTTCGATCAAGGGTAACAACTACACGGTCGGCGCGTCGATGTCGTACGAGCTCGATCTGTTGGGCCGCGTGCGCCGTCTGGTCGAGGCGTCCGACGCGCAGGCGCTGGTGGCCGAGGCGGACCGCGATGGCGTGCTGCTGGTGCTGTCGTCGCAGTTGGCGACGACCTATTGGCAGCTGCGCGGGCTGGATGCCGAGATCGCGATCCTGAAGGGCGCGCTCGATACGCGCCGCGAGAGCGAGGAGCTGGTGACGGCGCGCTTCGATGCCGGCCTGTCGAACGAGCTGGATGTATCGCGCGCGCGCATCGAGTATGCGAACGCTAAATCCGATCTGCAGGAAGTGCAGCGTCAGCGCAACCTGCTGGAACATAGCCTGGCGACCCTGGTCGGCGCTTCGCCGTCGGCGATGCTGACGGCGGCCAATACGAATCCGGCCGCGCTGCCGCAGCCACCGGCGATTCCGGTCGGCCTGCCGGCCAGCCTGCTGGCGCAGCGTCCTGATTTGGCGGGTAGCGTGGCGAACCTGCGCGCGACCAACGCGCAGATCGGCGTGGCCGAAGGCGCGTTCTATCCGACGCTGACATTGACCGGCAATTTCGGTTACGCGTCGGAGAGCCTGCGCAAGCTGGGCGAGGGCAGTGCGCGCCAGTTCAGCGCCGGTCCGCTGGCATTGTCGCTGCCGATCTTCGACGGTGGCCGCAACAAGGCCAACCTGGCCATCGCCAAGGCGCGCTACGAGGAGGCGCTGGCCAATCACCAGACCACGTTGCTGACGGCCTTGCGCGAAGTGGAGGATGCACTGTCGGATGTGCAGCAGCGCCAGTTGCAGGGCGAGGCGCAGTCGGCATCGCAGGTGGCGGCGGCGCGCGGGTATCTGGTGGCGCGTGCGCGCTACGAGCGTGGCGTGTCGACCTATCTGGATGTGACGGATGCGCAGCGCAGCGCGCTGACGGCCGACCGGGCGGCGGTGCAGATCAATACGCAGCGTTTGCTGGCGGCGGTGTCGGTGGCGCGCGCGCTGGGCGCGGGCTGGCAGCCGTCGGAGCGGCTGGCGGCGGTGGCTAACTAG
- a CDS encoding HlyD family secretion protein: MSNPQEQQKVLSAVPPAQAAGAPGAPTAAAPAGPAKPNRKVLVIAGLIAIAALAAGGRMWYRSHYFVETENAYVAGHVTPVSSRISGVVTKVLIDDNQIVREGDVIAELDPFDQGVRVEQIRAQIASAEQQVVQAEAQIVQTQAQASASAAQVAQSQAQLVRANQDAERYGQLYNSQMKAVSKSELDTAVAGRASAIADLAARKDSASAAKAQISAARSARDVLKAQVDVLRVQLKDAQQQLAYNQILAPVGGRIGKRTIEVGQRLQPGQQIAAIVQDNVWLTANFKETQLAELQKGQEVNVSIDAMPGKELIGTVESFAPASGAQFALLPADNATGNFTKIVQRVPVKIVFKPEDIKALNGRLVPGMSAIAEVSLKQKDDAKAHAAAPSKVAAH, encoded by the coding sequence ATGTCCAATCCACAAGAACAACAAAAAGTGCTCAGCGCCGTGCCACCAGCACAGGCCGCTGGCGCTCCCGGCGCCCCGACTGCGGCGGCGCCCGCCGGTCCGGCCAAGCCGAACCGCAAGGTGCTGGTTATCGCCGGCCTGATCGCCATCGCCGCCCTGGCCGCCGGCGGACGCATGTGGTACCGCAGCCATTATTTCGTCGAGACGGAAAACGCCTACGTCGCCGGCCACGTCACCCCGGTGTCGTCGCGCATTTCCGGCGTGGTCACCAAGGTGCTGATCGACGATAACCAGATCGTGCGCGAGGGCGACGTAATCGCCGAACTCGATCCGTTCGACCAGGGCGTGCGAGTGGAGCAAATCCGGGCGCAGATCGCCAGCGCCGAGCAGCAGGTGGTGCAAGCCGAAGCGCAGATCGTCCAGACCCAGGCCCAGGCCAGCGCCTCGGCCGCGCAGGTGGCGCAGTCGCAGGCGCAGTTGGTGCGCGCCAACCAGGACGCCGAGCGTTACGGCCAGCTGTATAACAGCCAGATGAAGGCCGTCTCGAAATCGGAGCTCGACACCGCCGTCGCCGGCCGCGCCAGCGCCATCGCCGACCTGGCCGCCCGCAAGGACAGCGCTTCGGCCGCCAAGGCGCAGATCTCGGCGGCCCGTTCGGCGCGCGACGTGCTCAAGGCGCAGGTGGACGTGCTGCGCGTGCAGCTCAAGGACGCGCAGCAGCAGCTGGCCTACAACCAGATCCTGGCGCCGGTCGGCGGCCGTATCGGCAAGCGCACCATCGAGGTGGGCCAGCGCCTGCAACCGGGTCAGCAGATCGCCGCCATCGTGCAGGACAACGTTTGGCTGACCGCGAACTTCAAGGAAACCCAGTTGGCCGAGCTGCAAAAGGGCCAGGAAGTCAACGTCAGCATCGACGCGATGCCGGGCAAGGAATTGATCGGCACCGTCGAGAGCTTCGCGCCGGCGTCGGGCGCGCAGTTCGCGCTGCTGCCGGCCGATAACGCGACCGGTAACTTCACCAAGATCGTCCAGCGCGTGCCGGTCAAGATCGTGTTCAAGCCGGAGGACATCAAGGCCTTGAACGGCCGCCTGGTGCCGGGCATGTCGGCGATCGCCGAAGTGTCGTTGAAGCAGAAGGATGACGCCAAGGCGCACGCCGCGGCACCGTCCAAAGTCGCGGCGCACTAA
- a CDS encoding TetR/AcrR family transcriptional regulator, whose amino-acid sequence MKISDLQTTAPAEPDCPDEAVADPTSPCFGKAAGRPRAADKEARHLALLHTAKHLFLEKGYSKVSLEMIAREAHVAVRTIYVKFGGKAGLLSAIISEGRAHFFADMASMETDPRPLEEILGDFSLRFLELVSLPSFVSLHRMVVAEALSTPELADTFYQAGPRQSREQLKRLFVRPEILARLRPELGLEMLAVHLTNCLLGDHMTRLLYPNQAPPTTDELRQRAAEGLDLFLRSVLR is encoded by the coding sequence ATGAAAATTTCCGACCTACAAACCACCGCGCCAGCGGAGCCGGACTGCCCCGACGAGGCCGTCGCCGATCCCACCTCGCCTTGCTTCGGCAAGGCTGCGGGACGCCCGCGCGCGGCCGACAAGGAGGCGCGCCATCTGGCCCTGTTGCACACGGCGAAGCATTTGTTCCTGGAAAAAGGCTATAGCAAGGTCAGTCTTGAAATGATCGCCCGCGAGGCCCATGTGGCGGTACGGACGATCTACGTCAAGTTCGGCGGCAAGGCCGGGCTGTTGAGCGCCATCATCAGCGAGGGCCGTGCGCACTTTTTTGCCGATATGGCGAGCATGGAAACGGACCCGCGTCCGCTGGAGGAGATTCTCGGCGACTTTTCGCTGCGCTTCCTGGAGTTGGTGTCGTTGCCGTCGTTCGTCAGCCTGCACCGCATGGTGGTGGCCGAGGCGCTCAGCACGCCGGAGCTGGCGGACACGTTTTATCAGGCGGGGCCGCGACAATCGCGCGAACAATTGAAGCGCCTGTTCGTGCGGCCGGAGATCCTTGCCAGGTTGCGGCCGGAACTGGGTTTGGAAATGCTGGCAGTGCACCTGACCAACTGCCTGCTCGGCGACCACATGACGCGCCTGCTGTACCCGAACCAGGCGCCGCCGACTACGGATGAGTTGCGCCAGCGCGCGGCGGAGGGACTCGATCTGTTCCTGCGCAGCGTGCTACGTTAG
- a CDS encoding MFS transporter yields MFALSLSNWLRRRGLHYSWVIVAVTFLTGLTSSAALGLPGALLQPLATEFGWNVEQISSALAVRFVLFGLMGPFAAILMERFGLRHVVVTALTLVAAGMAMATQMTQFWHLVLFWGIMLGIGSGMTALVLSAIVSNRWFDSHRGLVVGMLTASSATGQLVFLPVGAWLIERFGWRMAVIPVFAACALAAVLVLLLMRNRPNELGLTPYGAAPGTEVAPPTPTMHITFATPFKVLASVAGNRVFWILFGTFFICGLSTNGLIQTHFISLCGDAGLAAVPAASVLAMMGAFDLVGTIGSGWLSDRYDNRKLLFMYYGLRGLSLFWLPYSEFTFYGLSLFAMFYGLDWIATVPPTVRLVASTFGRERAGMVFGWVFAGHQLGAAVAAWGAGRVRTMMLTYNPALFAAGAACLVAAGVILLIRRTAPRPVEA; encoded by the coding sequence ATGTTCGCACTATCGCTTTCCAACTGGCTGCGGCGGCGCGGCCTGCATTACTCGTGGGTGATCGTCGCCGTCACCTTTCTGACGGGGCTGACCTCGTCGGCGGCGCTCGGCCTGCCGGGCGCGCTGCTGCAACCGCTGGCCACGGAGTTCGGCTGGAATGTCGAGCAGATCTCGTCCGCCCTGGCCGTGCGCTTCGTGTTGTTCGGTTTGATGGGACCGTTCGCCGCCATCCTGATGGAACGCTTCGGCCTGCGCCACGTGGTCGTCACAGCGCTGACCCTGGTGGCCGCCGGCATGGCGATGGCCACGCAAATGACGCAGTTCTGGCACCTGGTGCTGTTCTGGGGGATCATGCTCGGCATCGGTTCGGGCATGACCGCCCTGGTGCTCAGCGCCATCGTCTCCAACCGCTGGTTCGACAGCCACCGGGGCTTGGTGGTGGGCATGCTCACCGCCAGTTCGGCCACCGGCCAGCTGGTCTTCCTGCCGGTGGGCGCCTGGCTGATCGAACGCTTCGGCTGGCGCATGGCCGTCATTCCCGTGTTCGCCGCCTGCGCCCTGGCCGCCGTGCTGGTGCTGCTGTTGATGCGCAACCGGCCGAATGAACTCGGCCTCACTCCCTACGGCGCCGCGCCGGGGACGGAAGTCGCGCCGCCGACGCCGACTATGCACATCACGTTCGCGACGCCGTTCAAGGTGCTCGCCAGCGTCGCCGGCAATCGGGTGTTCTGGATATTGTTCGGCACCTTCTTCATTTGCGGGCTCAGCACCAACGGCCTGATCCAGACGCACTTCATTTCGCTGTGCGGCGACGCCGGACTGGCCGCAGTGCCGGCCGCGTCGGTGCTGGCGATGATGGGGGCGTTCGATCTGGTTGGCACCATCGGCTCCGGCTGGCTGTCGGACCGCTACGACAACCGCAAGCTGCTGTTCATGTATTACGGCCTGCGCGGGTTGTCCTTGTTCTGGTTGCCGTATTCGGAGTTTACGTTTTATGGCTTGTCGTTGTTCGCGATGTTTTACGGGCTGGACTGGATCGCCACAGTGCCGCCGACGGTGCGGCTGGTGGCTTCCACCTTCGGCAGGGAGCGGGCGGGGATGGTGTTCGGTTGGGTGTTCGCGGGGCATCAGTTGGGCGCTGCGGTGGCGGCGTGGGGCGCGGGCAGGGTGCGCACCATGATGCTGACGTATAACCCGGCGCTGTTCGCGGCGGGCGCGGCCTGTCTGGTGGCCGCCGGCGTCATTTTGCTGATCCGGCGGACGGCGCCGCGCCCAGTCGAAGCGTAA
- a CDS encoding short chain dehydrogenase, with amino-acid sequence MKVIVIGAVGTIGSAVVEQLGQRHDIVGVGTRSGRYQADIADIAQVRAMFARVGKVGAVVVAAGALHVGPFDQLTPEHFNVGLNSKLMGQVNVTMVARDYLDDGGSITLTSGVDTDHPIRGAVAASTANAAVVGFVRGAAIELPRGLRINVVSPTVLQESMPVFGPLFIGFEPIAGKRAALAYARSVDGAQTGQVYRAW; translated from the coding sequence ATGAAAGTGATCGTGATCGGTGCGGTGGGCACCATCGGTTCCGCAGTCGTCGAACAACTGGGACAGCGGCATGACATCGTCGGCGTGGGCACGCGCAGCGGCCGATATCAGGCCGACATCGCGGACATCGCCCAGGTGCGGGCGATGTTCGCGCGGGTCGGCAAGGTCGGCGCGGTGGTGGTGGCCGCCGGCGCGCTGCACGTCGGGCCGTTCGACCAGCTCACGCCGGAGCATTTCAACGTGGGCCTGAACAGCAAGTTGATGGGGCAGGTGAACGTGACGATGGTGGCGCGGGACTATCTGGACGACGGCGGTTCGATCACGTTGACCAGCGGCGTCGATACCGATCATCCGATACGCGGCGCGGTGGCGGCCAGCACGGCCAATGCGGCGGTGGTGGGCTTCGTGCGCGGCGCGGCGATCGAGCTGCCGCGCGGGCTGCGCATCAACGTCGTCAGCCCGACGGTGCTGCAGGAGTCGATGCCGGTGTTCGGTCCCCTGTTTATCGGCTTCGAGCCGATCGCCGGCAAGCGCGCCGCGCTGGCGTACGCGCGCAGTGTCGACGGCGCGCAAACGGGGCAGGTGTACCGGGCCTGGTAG
- a CDS encoding DHA2 family efflux MFS transporter permease subunit produces the protein MASTTIDTPGGGSKAAPPQAPVMPSEKVSARTWMAVAAGMMGAFMAVLDIQITNSSLKDILGALSATQEEGSWIATAYLVAEIIIIPMTGLLTRVFGLRNYMMGTTALFLVFSTLCGFAWNLESMIAFRMLQGFTGGALIPMAMTIVMTLLPPSKRATGMAIFGLTATLAPSMGPTLGGYLSEIYGWPSIFFINWVPGLLLIAGIGLGLEKEKSQPSLLLTADWLGIAFMAVGLGSLTIFLEEGNSKDWFDSSFIITFAAMSIVGLLGWVVNSTLRPRPFVNLGLYGKRNFAAATALSMAMGMGLYGSSFLLPLYLGQIAGYSPMQIGEVIMWSGLPQLFIMPFVAKLSSKIDNRILCSFGLLLFGGSCLMNAYMDASTGYDQLLWSQVVRALGQPFVMLTLSNFAMNGIQPKDMPSASSLINMTRNLGGSIGIALLATALTTREHFHSQRIGESVTNFALATQERLAALTQSFIGQGMDPSTASDMALKAVDGIVRRESFVMAYNDGFFLVAMVLFACIGVLWFSDKVKAPSGGGGGGAH, from the coding sequence ATGGCCAGCACCACGATCGATACGCCGGGCGGCGGGAGTAAGGCCGCCCCTCCACAAGCACCGGTCATGCCGAGCGAGAAGGTCTCCGCCCGCACCTGGATGGCCGTCGCCGCCGGCATGATGGGCGCCTTCATGGCGGTGCTCGACATCCAGATCACCAATTCTTCGCTCAAGGATATTCTCGGCGCGCTGTCGGCCACGCAGGAAGAGGGCTCGTGGATCGCCACCGCCTACCTGGTGGCGGAGATCATCATCATTCCGATGACCGGCCTGTTGACGCGCGTTTTCGGCCTGCGTAACTACATGATGGGAACTACCGCGCTGTTCCTGGTGTTCTCCACGTTGTGCGGCTTCGCGTGGAACCTCGAGAGCATGATCGCCTTCCGCATGCTGCAAGGCTTCACAGGCGGCGCGCTCATCCCGATGGCGATGACCATCGTGATGACGTTGCTGCCGCCATCGAAGCGCGCCACCGGCATGGCCATCTTCGGCCTGACCGCCACCCTGGCGCCGTCGATGGGCCCGACCCTGGGCGGCTATCTGAGCGAAATCTACGGCTGGCCGTCGATCTTCTTCATCAACTGGGTGCCAGGCCTGCTGCTGATCGCCGGTATCGGGCTTGGCCTGGAAAAGGAAAAGTCGCAACCGTCGTTGTTGCTCACCGCCGACTGGCTGGGCATCGCCTTCATGGCCGTGGGTCTGGGCAGCCTGACGATCTTCCTGGAAGAGGGCAACAGCAAGGACTGGTTCGATTCGTCCTTCATCATCACCTTCGCAGCGATGTCCATCGTCGGCCTGCTTGGCTGGGTGGTCAACAGCACGTTGCGCCCGCGGCCTTTCGTCAACCTGGGGCTGTACGGCAAGCGCAATTTCGCCGCCGCCACCGCGCTGTCGATGGCGATGGGTATGGGCCTTTACGGCTCGTCGTTCCTGCTGCCGCTGTACCTGGGGCAGATCGCCGGCTACTCGCCGATGCAGATCGGTGAAGTGATCATGTGGTCAGGACTGCCGCAGCTGTTCATCATGCCGTTCGTGGCCAAGCTGTCGTCCAAGATCGACAACCGCATCCTGTGCAGTTTCGGGCTGCTGCTGTTCGGCGGTTCGTGCCTGATGAACGCCTATATGGACGCCAGCACCGGTTACGACCAGTTACTGTGGTCGCAGGTGGTGCGCGCGCTGGGCCAGCCTTTCGTGATGCTGACGTTGTCGAACTTCGCCATGAACGGCATCCAGCCGAAGGACATGCCGTCGGCATCGAGCCTGATCAACATGACCCGCAACCTGGGTGGCTCGATCGGCATCGCCCTGCTGGCGACGGCGCTGACGACGCGCGAGCATTTCCATTCGCAGCGCATCGGCGAGTCGGTGACCAACTTCGCGTTGGCGACGCAGGAGCGTCTGGCGGCGCTGACGCAATCGTTCATCGGCCAGGGCATGGACCCCAGCACGGCGTCGGACATGGCGCTCAAGGCGGTCGACGGCATCGTGCGGCGCGAGTCCTTTGTGATGGCCTACAACGACGGCTTCTTCCTGGTGGCGATGGTGCTGTTCGCCTGCATCGGCGTGCTGTGGTTCTCGGATAAAGTCAAAGCCCCTTCGGGCGGTGGCGGCGGCGGCGCGCACTAA
- a CDS encoding BON domain-containing protein, producing MNKLLFLVMAGAASASFAATPANDTVAYKAATNKAANDYKTAKSACDAQSGNAKDVCEEQAKVARATAEANATMQYKNDKKSIEKARIELADAQYGLAKEKCDTLDGNAKDSCVSTAKSQQVAAVNAAKAGKDAADVAQTGIDCSAMTGTDKASCEAKSKTELAKDAVADTVITTKVKTELMAEPALKSLDVKVETNNGAVVLSGFVPSQTEADKAVDVARNVKGVTDVKSSLRIK from the coding sequence ATGAACAAGCTCCTCTTCCTGGTCATGGCCGGTGCGGCCAGCGCCAGTTTCGCCGCCACCCCCGCCAACGACACGGTGGCCTACAAGGCAGCCACCAACAAAGCTGCCAACGATTACAAGACCGCCAAGTCCGCCTGCGACGCGCAGTCCGGCAACGCCAAGGACGTGTGCGAAGAGCAGGCCAAAGTGGCCCGCGCGACGGCCGAAGCCAACGCCACGATGCAGTACAAGAACGATAAAAAATCGATCGAAAAAGCCCGCATCGAACTGGCCGACGCCCAGTACGGCCTGGCCAAGGAAAAGTGCGACACGCTGGACGGCAACGCCAAGGATAGCTGCGTGAGCACCGCCAAGTCGCAGCAGGTCGCGGCCGTCAACGCCGCCAAGGCCGGCAAGGATGCCGCCGACGTCGCCCAGACCGGCATCGACTGTAGCGCCATGACCGGCACCGACAAGGCATCGTGCGAAGCCAAATCGAAAACCGAGCTGGCCAAGGACGCTGTCGCCGACACCGTGATCACCACCAAGGTCAAAACCGAACTGATGGCCGAACCAGCGCTCAAATCGCTGGACGTCAAAGTTGAAACCAACAACGGCGCCGTGGTGCTGAGCGGCTTCGTGCCATCGCAGACCGAAGCGGACAAAGCTGTCGACGTGGCACGTAATGTCAAAGGCGTCACCGACGTGAAGAGCTCGCTGCGCATCAAATAA
- a CDS encoding TfoX/Sxy family protein, which yields MAASAEFVAHMREQFAPLGGATDAVFFGGRAFSWRGKQFAWVMGSTLYLRAGDATRAEFEKHGAEPFSYSTKKGVVLVRKFYTAPEFLMDDAEQMLAWARKAIVAAST from the coding sequence ATGGCGGCGAGCGCCGAATTCGTCGCCCATATGCGCGAGCAGTTCGCGCCTTTGGGCGGCGCGACCGATGCGGTGTTTTTCGGCGGGCGGGCGTTTAGCTGGCGCGGCAAGCAGTTCGCCTGGGTGATGGGTAGCACGTTGTATCTGCGTGCAGGCGATGCGACGCGCGCCGAGTTCGAGAAACACGGGGCGGAGCCGTTTTCTTATTCGACCAAAAAGGGAGTTGTCCTGGTGCGCAAGTTTTATACGGCGCCGGAGTTTTTGATGGACGATGCGGAGCAGATGCTTGCCTGGGCACGGAAAGCCATTGTCGCCGCGTCGACGTGA
- a CDS encoding thiol:disulfide interchange protein DsbA/DsbL, whose amino-acid sequence MFRLKFVVAAAALMAGAAFASPTAPKNGAEYTTLKAPQPVQAEGKKVEVIEFFMYHCPACYALEPAMNEWVKKQGDNIVFRRIHLPLTGANDPEAHLFLTLEAMKLEESMHAKVLSTWHVERQRLKSDEDNINWAVKNGIDKQKFLAVYNSFAIITRLKNAGRVAATYEVNSTPTLIVNGRYLTNPTMVDSSNPGQIPRQQLNQATLQVLDALVAMSRK is encoded by the coding sequence ATGTTTCGCTTGAAATTCGTTGTTGCCGCAGCCGCCCTGATGGCCGGCGCCGCCTTTGCTTCGCCGACCGCGCCGAAAAACGGCGCCGAGTACACCACCCTGAAGGCGCCGCAGCCGGTGCAGGCCGAAGGCAAAAAAGTCGAGGTCATTGAGTTCTTTATGTACCACTGCCCGGCGTGCTATGCGCTGGAACCGGCCATGAACGAATGGGTGAAGAAGCAGGGTGACAACATCGTGTTCCGCCGCATCCACCTGCCGCTGACGGGCGCCAACGATCCGGAGGCGCATTTGTTCCTGACGCTGGAGGCGATGAAGCTGGAAGAGTCGATGCACGCCAAAGTGCTGAGCACCTGGCACGTCGAACGTCAGCGTCTGAAGAGCGACGAGGACAACATCAATTGGGCCGTCAAGAACGGCATCGACAAGCAGAAGTTCTTGGCCGTGTATAACTCGTTCGCGATCATCACGCGCTTGAAAAACGCAGGTCGCGTGGCCGCCACGTATGAGGTCAACAGCACGCCGACCTTGATCGTCAATGGCCGCTACCTGACCAATCCGACCATGGTCGATAGCAGCAATCCTGGTCAGATTCCGCGTCAGCAGCTGAACCAGGCGACCTTGCAGGTGCTGGACGCGCTGGTGGCGATGTCGCGCAAATAA